Proteins found in one Ischnura elegans chromosome 11, ioIscEleg1.1, whole genome shotgun sequence genomic segment:
- the LOC124168112 gene encoding L-asparaginase-like isoform X1, which yields MATTNGTLSVVRTRTGRRCSHVETIDLDSKEESSVLVIYSGGTIGMVINEGGALVPASNALGRHIRRCPFLHDVEYAKKRFGDKCETSAFVLPVQGIKTLADTKRARRRVLYTLLEYEPLLDSSNMTSDEWIAIAEDIKKWYKSFDGFVILHGTDTLAYSASALSFMLENLGKSVVLTGSQLSLFEPRSDAKDNFLESLVIAGNYVIPEVTICFGRKLYRGNRTTKMDTEGFSAFDSPNALPLATFGIQIEVNYRELFRPIVIEKFRVHSKLNSNVALLRLFPSITLQTVSAFLRPPIQGIVLQSYGSGNVPSNRVDILEMIEAAIDEGLIVLNCSQCIRGSVSNAYETGKVLCDIGVTSGADMTPEAALTKLSYVLTKDEWSVEKKREMLERNLRGELTVTSPTPSMSEAVRMVSFSAKHNLELDPYTAANVLFPALLGSAVLDDNPNRIEQLLSSGADLSQPNVDQRTPLHIACCEGKTSLVEFMLQKGASVHTKDRYDHTPLNEAVQHDHHEIIKLLVNCGAHLMIPPKVLGEKLCKAAIRGDVTKLKSYKIAGANLNQCDQSGRTPLHVAMLHGHKECALYLLGEGCRMDAEDMMGLTPRDYAAKAGSIGMVTLLETKNTLHHVKVL from the exons CTCTTGTTCCAGCATCCAATGCCTTGGGGCGTCACATTCGTCGCTGCCCATTTCTACATGATGTGGAGTATGCCAAGAAGAGGTTTGGTGACAAGTGCGAAACATCCGCCTTTGTCCTGCC TGTGCAAGGAATCAAAACACTTGC GGACACAAAGCGAGCAAGACGTAGAGTGCTGTATACTCTGCTGGAGTACGAGCCCCTGCTGGACTCCAGCAACATGACCAGCGATGAGTGGATCGCCATTGCAGAAGATATCAAG AAATGGTACAAGAGCTTTGATGGCTTTGTGATCCTCCATGGCACGGATACCTTAGCATACTCTGCGTCTGCTCTTTCCTTCATGCTTGAGAACCTGGGGAAATCAGTCGTTCTCACAGGATCCCAG CTGTCTTTGTTTGAACCAAGAAGTGATGCAAAAGACAACTTCCTTGAGAGCCTGGTGATTGCTGGCAACTATGTGATTCCTGAGGTGACCATCTGCTTTGGCCGGAAACTGTATCGAGGAAACCGCACCACCAAGATGGATACAGAGGGCTTCAGTGCATTTGACTCCCCTAATGCATTGCCATTGGCTACTTTTGGCATCCAGATTGAAG TGAACTATCGTGAGCTGTTCCGCCCTATAGTGATCGAAAAATTCAGAGTGCATTCAAAACTGAACTCAAATGTAGCCTTGCTTCGTCTTTTCCCGAGCATTACTCTACAGACG GTGAGCGCATTCCTGAGGCCACCTATCCAGGGCATTGTGTTGCAGTCGTACGGATCTGGCAATGTCCCAAGCAACCGTGTGGATATCCTGGAGATGATAGAGGCAGCCATTGACGAAGGATTAATTGTCCTCAACTGTTCGCAATGTATCCGTGGCTCCGTGAGCAATGCTTATGAAACTGGCAAG GTGCTGTGTGACATAGGTGTAACGTCGGGTGCAGACATGACCCCAGAAGCTGCCCTTACCAAACTGTCTTACGTGCTCACCAAGGACGAGTGGAGTGTGGAAAAGAAGAGAGAG ATGTTGGAGCGTAACTTGAGAGGAGAGCTGACAGTGACCTCCCCCACCCCGTCAATGAGCGAGGCTGTCCGAATGGTCAGCTTCTCAGCCAAGCACAACCTGGAGCTGGACCCCTACACTGCAGCTAACGTTCTCTTTCCGGCTCTCCTTGGATCGGCTGTCCTTGACGACAATCCCAACCGAATAGAGCAACTTCTTAGCAGT GGGGCAGACCTGTCACAGCCAAATGTGGACCAGAGAACGCCGCTACACATTGCCTGCTGTGAAGGCAAGACCAGTCTGGTGGAGTTCATGCTTCAGAAAGGTGCCAGCGTCCACACCAAGGACAG GTATGATCACACCCCCCTGAATGAAGCTGTTCAGCATGACCACCATGAAATAATCAAGCTCCTTGTCAATTGTGGAGCCCATCTCATGATCCCGCCAAAAGTCCTCGGGGAAAAACTTTGCAA GGCCGCCATCCGAGGAGATGTGACTAAACTTAAGTCATACAAGATCGCTGGTGCAAACCTCAATCAGTGTGATCAATCTGGAAGGACACCCCTGCATGTG GCAATGCTCCATGGGCACAAGGAATGTGCCCTTTACCTCCTTGGTGAGGGGTGCAGAATGGATGCCGAAGACATGATGGGCCTCACTCCTCGAGATTATGCAGCGAAGGCTGGCTCTATTGGCATGGTAACTCTGCTAGAAACAAAAAATACTCTCCACCATGTGAAAGTGTTGTAA
- the LOC124168112 gene encoding L-asparaginase-like isoform X3, whose amino-acid sequence MATTNGTLSVVRTRTGRRCSHVETIDLDSKEESSVLVIYSGGTIGMVINEGGALVPASNALGRHIRRCPFLHDVEYAKKRFGDKCETSAFVLPVQGIKTLADTKRARRRVLYTLLEYEPLLDSSNMTSDEWIAIAEDIKKWYKSFDGFVILHGTDTLAYSASALSFMLENLGKSVVLTGSQLSLFEPRSDAKDNFLESLVIAGNYVIPEVTICFGRKLYRGNRTTKMDTEGFSAFDSPNALPLATFGIQIEVNYRELFRPIVIEKFRVHSKLNSNVALLRLFPSITLQTVSAFLRPPIQGIVLQSYGSGNVPSNRVDILEMIEAAIDEGLIVLNCSQCIRGSVSNAYETGKVLCDIGVTSGADMTPEAALTKLSYVLTKDEWSVEKKREMLERNLRGELTVTSPTPSMSEAVRMVSFSAKHNLELDPYTAANVLFPALLGSAVLDDNPNRIEQLLSSGADLSQPNVDQRTPLHIACCEGKTSLVEFMLQKGASVHTKDRYDHTPLNEAVQHDHHEIIKLLVNCGAHLMIPPKVLGEKLCKAAIRGDVTKLKSYKIAGANLNQCDQSGRTPLHVAMLHGHKECALYLLGEGCRMDAEDMMGLTPRDYAAKAGSIGMT is encoded by the exons CTCTTGTTCCAGCATCCAATGCCTTGGGGCGTCACATTCGTCGCTGCCCATTTCTACATGATGTGGAGTATGCCAAGAAGAGGTTTGGTGACAAGTGCGAAACATCCGCCTTTGTCCTGCC TGTGCAAGGAATCAAAACACTTGC GGACACAAAGCGAGCAAGACGTAGAGTGCTGTATACTCTGCTGGAGTACGAGCCCCTGCTGGACTCCAGCAACATGACCAGCGATGAGTGGATCGCCATTGCAGAAGATATCAAG AAATGGTACAAGAGCTTTGATGGCTTTGTGATCCTCCATGGCACGGATACCTTAGCATACTCTGCGTCTGCTCTTTCCTTCATGCTTGAGAACCTGGGGAAATCAGTCGTTCTCACAGGATCCCAG CTGTCTTTGTTTGAACCAAGAAGTGATGCAAAAGACAACTTCCTTGAGAGCCTGGTGATTGCTGGCAACTATGTGATTCCTGAGGTGACCATCTGCTTTGGCCGGAAACTGTATCGAGGAAACCGCACCACCAAGATGGATACAGAGGGCTTCAGTGCATTTGACTCCCCTAATGCATTGCCATTGGCTACTTTTGGCATCCAGATTGAAG TGAACTATCGTGAGCTGTTCCGCCCTATAGTGATCGAAAAATTCAGAGTGCATTCAAAACTGAACTCAAATGTAGCCTTGCTTCGTCTTTTCCCGAGCATTACTCTACAGACG GTGAGCGCATTCCTGAGGCCACCTATCCAGGGCATTGTGTTGCAGTCGTACGGATCTGGCAATGTCCCAAGCAACCGTGTGGATATCCTGGAGATGATAGAGGCAGCCATTGACGAAGGATTAATTGTCCTCAACTGTTCGCAATGTATCCGTGGCTCCGTGAGCAATGCTTATGAAACTGGCAAG GTGCTGTGTGACATAGGTGTAACGTCGGGTGCAGACATGACCCCAGAAGCTGCCCTTACCAAACTGTCTTACGTGCTCACCAAGGACGAGTGGAGTGTGGAAAAGAAGAGAGAG ATGTTGGAGCGTAACTTGAGAGGAGAGCTGACAGTGACCTCCCCCACCCCGTCAATGAGCGAGGCTGTCCGAATGGTCAGCTTCTCAGCCAAGCACAACCTGGAGCTGGACCCCTACACTGCAGCTAACGTTCTCTTTCCGGCTCTCCTTGGATCGGCTGTCCTTGACGACAATCCCAACCGAATAGAGCAACTTCTTAGCAGT GGGGCAGACCTGTCACAGCCAAATGTGGACCAGAGAACGCCGCTACACATTGCCTGCTGTGAAGGCAAGACCAGTCTGGTGGAGTTCATGCTTCAGAAAGGTGCCAGCGTCCACACCAAGGACAG GTATGATCACACCCCCCTGAATGAAGCTGTTCAGCATGACCACCATGAAATAATCAAGCTCCTTGTCAATTGTGGAGCCCATCTCATGATCCCGCCAAAAGTCCTCGGGGAAAAACTTTGCAA GGCCGCCATCCGAGGAGATGTGACTAAACTTAAGTCATACAAGATCGCTGGTGCAAACCTCAATCAGTGTGATCAATCTGGAAGGACACCCCTGCATGTG GCAATGCTCCATGGGCACAAGGAATGTGCCCTTTACCTCCTTGGTGAGGGGTGCAGAATGGATGCCGAAGACATGATGGGCCTCACTCCTCGAGATTATGCAGCGAAGGCTGGCTCTATTGGCATG ACATGA
- the LOC124168112 gene encoding L-asparaginase-like isoform X2: MATTNGTLSVVRTRTGRRCSHVETIDLDSKEESSVLVIYSGGTIGMVINEGGALVPASNALGRHIRRCPFLHDVEYAKKRFGDKCETSAFVLPDTKRARRRVLYTLLEYEPLLDSSNMTSDEWIAIAEDIKKWYKSFDGFVILHGTDTLAYSASALSFMLENLGKSVVLTGSQLSLFEPRSDAKDNFLESLVIAGNYVIPEVTICFGRKLYRGNRTTKMDTEGFSAFDSPNALPLATFGIQIEVNYRELFRPIVIEKFRVHSKLNSNVALLRLFPSITLQTVSAFLRPPIQGIVLQSYGSGNVPSNRVDILEMIEAAIDEGLIVLNCSQCIRGSVSNAYETGKVLCDIGVTSGADMTPEAALTKLSYVLTKDEWSVEKKREMLERNLRGELTVTSPTPSMSEAVRMVSFSAKHNLELDPYTAANVLFPALLGSAVLDDNPNRIEQLLSSGADLSQPNVDQRTPLHIACCEGKTSLVEFMLQKGASVHTKDRYDHTPLNEAVQHDHHEIIKLLVNCGAHLMIPPKVLGEKLCKAAIRGDVTKLKSYKIAGANLNQCDQSGRTPLHVAMLHGHKECALYLLGEGCRMDAEDMMGLTPRDYAAKAGSIGMVTLLETKNTLHHVKVL, encoded by the exons CTCTTGTTCCAGCATCCAATGCCTTGGGGCGTCACATTCGTCGCTGCCCATTTCTACATGATGTGGAGTATGCCAAGAAGAGGTTTGGTGACAAGTGCGAAACATCCGCCTTTGTCCTGCC GGACACAAAGCGAGCAAGACGTAGAGTGCTGTATACTCTGCTGGAGTACGAGCCCCTGCTGGACTCCAGCAACATGACCAGCGATGAGTGGATCGCCATTGCAGAAGATATCAAG AAATGGTACAAGAGCTTTGATGGCTTTGTGATCCTCCATGGCACGGATACCTTAGCATACTCTGCGTCTGCTCTTTCCTTCATGCTTGAGAACCTGGGGAAATCAGTCGTTCTCACAGGATCCCAG CTGTCTTTGTTTGAACCAAGAAGTGATGCAAAAGACAACTTCCTTGAGAGCCTGGTGATTGCTGGCAACTATGTGATTCCTGAGGTGACCATCTGCTTTGGCCGGAAACTGTATCGAGGAAACCGCACCACCAAGATGGATACAGAGGGCTTCAGTGCATTTGACTCCCCTAATGCATTGCCATTGGCTACTTTTGGCATCCAGATTGAAG TGAACTATCGTGAGCTGTTCCGCCCTATAGTGATCGAAAAATTCAGAGTGCATTCAAAACTGAACTCAAATGTAGCCTTGCTTCGTCTTTTCCCGAGCATTACTCTACAGACG GTGAGCGCATTCCTGAGGCCACCTATCCAGGGCATTGTGTTGCAGTCGTACGGATCTGGCAATGTCCCAAGCAACCGTGTGGATATCCTGGAGATGATAGAGGCAGCCATTGACGAAGGATTAATTGTCCTCAACTGTTCGCAATGTATCCGTGGCTCCGTGAGCAATGCTTATGAAACTGGCAAG GTGCTGTGTGACATAGGTGTAACGTCGGGTGCAGACATGACCCCAGAAGCTGCCCTTACCAAACTGTCTTACGTGCTCACCAAGGACGAGTGGAGTGTGGAAAAGAAGAGAGAG ATGTTGGAGCGTAACTTGAGAGGAGAGCTGACAGTGACCTCCCCCACCCCGTCAATGAGCGAGGCTGTCCGAATGGTCAGCTTCTCAGCCAAGCACAACCTGGAGCTGGACCCCTACACTGCAGCTAACGTTCTCTTTCCGGCTCTCCTTGGATCGGCTGTCCTTGACGACAATCCCAACCGAATAGAGCAACTTCTTAGCAGT GGGGCAGACCTGTCACAGCCAAATGTGGACCAGAGAACGCCGCTACACATTGCCTGCTGTGAAGGCAAGACCAGTCTGGTGGAGTTCATGCTTCAGAAAGGTGCCAGCGTCCACACCAAGGACAG GTATGATCACACCCCCCTGAATGAAGCTGTTCAGCATGACCACCATGAAATAATCAAGCTCCTTGTCAATTGTGGAGCCCATCTCATGATCCCGCCAAAAGTCCTCGGGGAAAAACTTTGCAA GGCCGCCATCCGAGGAGATGTGACTAAACTTAAGTCATACAAGATCGCTGGTGCAAACCTCAATCAGTGTGATCAATCTGGAAGGACACCCCTGCATGTG GCAATGCTCCATGGGCACAAGGAATGTGCCCTTTACCTCCTTGGTGAGGGGTGCAGAATGGATGCCGAAGACATGATGGGCCTCACTCCTCGAGATTATGCAGCGAAGGCTGGCTCTATTGGCATGGTAACTCTGCTAGAAACAAAAAATACTCTCCACCATGTGAAAGTGTTGTAA